From a single Nicotiana tomentosiformis chromosome 2, ASM39032v3, whole genome shotgun sequence genomic region:
- the LOC104092238 gene encoding S-adenosylmethionine synthase 2, with the protein METFLFTSESVNEGHPDKLCDQVSDAILDACLEQDPESKVACETCTKTNMVMVFGEITTKAKVDYEKIVRDTCRGIGFTSADVGLDADHCKVLVNIEQQSPDIAQGVHGHLTKKPEEIGAGDQGHMFGYATDETPELMPLTHVLATQLGAKLTEVRKNKTCPWLRPDGKTQVTVEYKNDNGAMVPIRVHTVLISTQHDEGVTNEQIAQDLKEHVIKPVIPAKYLDENTIFHLNPSGRFVIGGPHGDAGLTGRKIIIDTYGGWGAHGGGAFSGKDPTKVDRSGAYIVRQAAKSVVAAGLARRCIVQVSYAIGVAEPLSVFVDTYKTGTIPDKDILALIKENFDFRPGMIAINLDLLRGGNFRYQKTAAYGHFGRDEADFTWETVKALKPKA; encoded by the coding sequence ATGGAGACTTTCTTGTTCACCTCAGAATCAGTTAACGAAGGGCATCCCGACAAGCTTTGCGACCAGGTGTCAGATGCCATTCTTGACGCTTGCCTAGAACAAGATCCAGAGAGCAAGGTTGCATGTGAAACCTGCACAAAGACAAACATGGTCATGGTCTTTGGAGAGATAACAACCAAGGCCAAGGTGGACTATGAAAAGATAGTACGCGACACTTGCAGAGGCATTGGGTTCACCTCAGCTGATGTTGGCCTTGATGCTGACCACTGCAAAGTCCTTGTCAACATTGAGCAGCAGAGCCCTGATATTGCCCAAGGAGTCCATGGTCATCTTACCAAGAAACCGGAAGAAATTGGAGCTGGTGACCAAGGTCACATGTTTGGCTATGCCACAGATGAAACTCCTGAACTCATGCCTCTTACCCATGTTTTGGCTACTCAGCTTGGTGCCAAGCTTACCGAAGTGAGGAAGAACAAGACTTGCCCATGGCTCAGACCGGATGGCAAGACACAAGTTACAGTTGAGTACAAGAATGACAATGGTGCCATGGTTCCTATTAGAGTTCACACCGTTCTCATCTCAACTCAACATGATGAAGGTGTCACAAATGAGCAGATCGCCCAGGACTTGAAAGAACATGTGATCAAGCCCGTGATCCCAGCGAAGTACCTTGATGAGAACACCATCTTCCACCTCAACCCATCAGGTCGCTTTGTGATTGGTGGTCCACATGGAGATGCTGGACTCACTGGCAGGAAAATTATCATCGACACCTATGGAGGTTGGGGTGCTCACGGTGGAGGTGCCTTCTCAGGGAAAGATCCGACCAAGGTGGACAGGAGTGGTGCTTATATTGTGAGACAAGCAGCAAAGAGTGTGGTCGCAGCAGGACTTGCTCGCCGCTGCATTGTCCAGGTTTCTTATGCAATTGGTGTTGCTGAACCACTCTCCGTTTTTGTTGACACTTACAAAACCGGAACCATTCCAGACAAGGATATTTTGGCTCTGATCAAGGAGAACTTTGACTTCAGGCCTGGAATGATTGCAATTAACCTTGACTTGCTTAGAGGAGGTAACTTCAGGTACCAGAAGACTGCTGCTTATGGTCACTTTGGCCGTGATGAAGCTGATTTCACCTGGGAGACTGTCAAGGCCCTCAAGCCTAAAGCTTGA